From one Planktothrix agardhii NIES-204 genomic stretch:
- a CDS encoding type I restriction-modification system M subunit has product MIQEKKPIVDHHQLSNFIWQIADLLRGSYRPPQYERVMLPMTVLRRFDCVLAPTKDKVLAESRRLENNKNIIDEALDSTLNKAAGDGFRFHNRSELTFEKLKDDPNNIDKHLWEYINGFSKNVRDIFEHFEFTAEIEKMNEANILYLVVSKFCDVDLHPNKVDNIAMGLVFEDLIRRFNETANETAGDHFTPREVIRLMVDILFDPDDNILTKSVICKLLDPTCGTGGMLAEAQNYLRENNKEAQLWVFGQDFNPRAYAIAASDLLMKENEKSSIQFGDSLIDDKYEDETFDYFLANPPFGVDWKKQQKEVKLEHEKLGFARRFGAGLPRVNDGSLLFLQHQISKFELYQPENNKNGSRLAIVFNGSPLFTGGAGSGESEIRKWIIESDWLEAIIALPEQMFYNTGIGTYIWIVTNRKQKHRQGKIQLIDARQLWQPMRRSLGDKRRFMGEEDIAIVVREYGKFVETETSKIFDNEDFGYNRVPIERPLRLLYQMDLDRKSRFLDAVPHLLDDVQAIDRELGREPRPDWSEFDELMTDLLKRRSSRWKKAEQKLFRDVFTEREPEAKPVILKERKATGEPNARVWGWFPVSGKKIERMYEADSKLRDAENVNLQDEIVRYFLEEVEPHVSDAWADGENIRSAYEINFNRYFYKYNPPRPLAEIDADIKQIEEERIRLLREIIA; this is encoded by the coding sequence ATGATACAAGAAAAAAAACCAATAGTAGATCATCACCAACTTTCTAATTTTATCTGGCAAATTGCCGATCTGTTGCGTGGCTCCTATCGACCTCCGCAATATGAACGGGTCATGCTGCCAATGACAGTGTTACGCCGTTTTGACTGTGTACTTGCACCCACTAAAGACAAGGTACTAGCAGAGTCTCGGCGATTGGAGAATAACAAAAATATAATAGATGAAGCTCTCGACTCCACGCTGAATAAAGCCGCAGGAGACGGCTTTCGCTTTCATAATCGTTCTGAACTCACCTTTGAAAAGCTCAAAGACGATCCGAATAATATTGATAAGCATTTATGGGAATATATCAATGGTTTCTCAAAAAATGTACGGGATATTTTTGAACATTTCGAGTTTACGGCAGAAATTGAAAAGATGAATGAGGCGAATATCCTCTATCTGGTGGTCTCGAAATTTTGCGATGTTGATTTACACCCTAACAAGGTAGATAACATTGCAATGGGTTTGGTTTTTGAAGACTTAATTCGTCGTTTTAATGAAACTGCTAACGAAACCGCAGGGGATCACTTTACGCCACGAGAAGTCATCCGCTTAATGGTTGATATTTTATTCGATCCTGATGATAATATTCTGACTAAATCCGTAATTTGTAAACTCCTTGACCCAACTTGTGGTACGGGTGGAATGTTAGCAGAAGCTCAAAATTATTTACGAGAAAATAATAAAGAAGCACAACTCTGGGTTTTTGGTCAAGATTTTAATCCCCGTGCCTATGCGATCGCGGCTTCAGACTTATTAATGAAAGAAAATGAAAAAAGTTCTATTCAGTTTGGAGACTCTTTAATTGATGATAAATACGAGGACGAAACCTTTGATTATTTTCTGGCAAATCCCCCTTTTGGTGTAGACTGGAAGAAACAACAAAAGGAAGTAAAACTAGAACATGAAAAGCTAGGTTTTGCTAGACGTTTTGGGGCAGGATTGCCCAGAGTTAATGATGGTTCCCTGTTGTTTTTACAGCATCAAATTAGCAAATTTGAACTCTATCAACCTGAAAACAATAAAAATGGTTCGCGTCTCGCTATTGTATTTAATGGTTCACCTTTATTTACAGGAGGTGCGGGCAGTGGTGAAAGCGAAATTCGTAAATGGATTATCGAAAGTGATTGGTTAGAGGCGATTATTGCCCTACCGGAACAGATGTTTTATAACACAGGAATTGGCACTTATATTTGGATTGTCACTAACCGCAAGCAGAAACACCGTCAAGGCAAAATTCAACTGATTGATGCTCGTCAACTTTGGCAACCGATGCGACGGAGTTTAGGAGATAAACGCCGTTTTATGGGTGAAGAAGATATCGCTATTGTGGTGCGTGAATATGGGAAATTTGTCGAAACTGAAACCAGCAAGATTTTTGATAATGAGGATTTTGGTTATAACCGTGTTCCCATTGAACGACCTTTGCGTTTATTGTATCAAATGGATTTGGATCGAAAAAGCCGTTTTCTTGATGCAGTTCCCCATTTATTAGATGATGTTCAGGCAATTGATCGAGAATTAGGGCGCGAACCTCGTCCTGATTGGAGTGAATTTGATGAGTTAATGACGGATTTATTAAAACGCCGGAGTAGTCGTTGGAAAAAGGCTGAACAAAAGCTATTTAGAGATGTTTTTACAGAACGAGAACCAGAGGCAAAACCTGTTATTTTGAAGGAACGTAAGGCAACAGGTGAACCGAATGCTCGTGTTTGGGGTTGGTTTCCTGTTTCGGGCAAAAAAATAGAACGGATGTATGAGGCAGACTCAAAGTTACGAGATGCTGAAAATGTTAATTTACAGGATGAGATTGTCCGTTATTTCCTTGAAGAAGTTGAACCCCATGTTTCTGATGCTTGGGCAGATGGGGAGAATATTAGAAGTGCTTATGAGATTAATTTTAATCGCTATTTTTATAAGTACAATCCCCCTCGTCCGTTAGCGGAAATTGATGCGGATATTAAACAAATAGAGGAAGAGAGAATTAGATTATTGCGGGAGATAATAGCATGA
- a CDS encoding type I restriction-modification system S subunit: protein MNWRKIKLKYIARFAYGDALPKDEYREGFVKVFGSNGVYDKCSQANTQAPAIIVGRKGSYGKVNWSDESCFASDTTFFIDVTTTHHHLRWLFYVLQTLNLDQGTDETAVPGLNRDDAYGKEVFIPPLSEQKAIARYLDRQTAKIDELIKAKKRLLELLDEKRRALITHAVTRGLNPDVPMRDSGVEWIGEVPKHWGVEFAKWLFKQIDDRSITGQEELLTVSHITGVTPRSEKDVNMFMAESMEGYKVCQSGDLVINTLWAWMGAMGVSFKPGIVSPSYHVYRPMGKYHPVYLDYLVRIPIFAEEAIRYSKGVWISRLRLYPEEFFQILLPVPLFEEQEEIAKYLVEETQKLDNLGIATKKTIDLLQERRTALITAAVTGQLKIKE from the coding sequence ATGAATTGGCGAAAAATAAAACTAAAATATATTGCACGTTTTGCTTATGGTGATGCCCTTCCCAAAGATGAATATAGAGAAGGTTTCGTTAAAGTTTTCGGTTCTAATGGAGTATATGATAAATGTTCTCAGGCAAATACTCAAGCACCTGCAATCATAGTAGGACGCAAAGGCTCTTATGGCAAAGTAAATTGGTCAGATGAGTCATGTTTTGCCTCTGATACTACTTTCTTTATTGACGTAACAACTACACACCATCACTTGAGGTGGTTATTTTATGTATTGCAAACGCTCAATTTAGATCAAGGCACAGATGAGACAGCAGTTCCAGGGCTTAATCGAGATGATGCTTATGGCAAAGAAGTTTTTATTCCTCCATTGTCTGAACAAAAAGCGATCGCGCGTTACCTCGATCGACAAACAGCCAAAATAGATGAACTAATTAAAGCTAAAAAACGATTATTAGAATTATTAGACGAAAAACGTCGCGCCCTCATTACCCATGCTGTTACTCGTGGGTTAAATCCTGATGTTCCTATGCGTGATTCTGGTGTTGAGTGGATAGGGGAAGTTCCTAAACATTGGGGAGTAGAGTTCGCTAAATGGTTATTTAAACAAATAGATGATCGTTCTATTACAGGGCAGGAAGAATTGTTGACAGTTTCTCATATAACAGGAGTCACTCCCCGATCAGAAAAAGATGTAAATATGTTTATGGCTGAAAGTATGGAAGGGTATAAAGTCTGTCAATCGGGTGACTTAGTAATTAATACTCTCTGGGCTTGGATGGGTGCAATGGGAGTATCTTTTAAACCTGGTATTGTCAGCCCTTCTTATCATGTTTATCGCCCTATGGGGAAATATCATCCAGTTTATTTAGATTATTTGGTACGGATTCCTATTTTTGCTGAAGAAGCAATTCGTTATTCAAAAGGTGTTTGGATATCGCGCTTACGTCTCTATCCTGAAGAATTTTTCCAAATCTTATTACCTGTTCCTCTTTTTGAGGAACAAGAAGAAATTGCAAAATATTTGGTGGAAGAAACTCAAAAGTTAGATAATCTAGGTATAGCTACAAAAAAAACTATTGACTTACTACAAGAACGTAGAACTGCCTTAATTACAGCCGCAGTCACCGGACAACTTAAAATCAAGGAGTAA